One stretch of Gemmatimonadota bacterium DNA includes these proteins:
- a CDS encoding ABC transporter substrate-binding protein translates to MSDFHRWATALLLLAASGCAREAPDPDPLPVLGAVLPLSGPYADAGTEVLAGLRMAAASPGQLAFELRVADGLGTPTGTLAALQLLAADSSVVGIVGGWIAANGRILSAAPLENPPVRLLLSPLAFTGPSSGGDGVFALHRIESLGVAAAGFAREDLGASLAGIVGSDASEASRLLRAGFAHEFEGEGGRILWTLSPDPSGRVAPPPSGGERPDVVFVAGPSDWAGSVPIPRGRRESPPAFLFPEGWNLDAAASLGEKGAAAYRVSFFSDTGTSPGCRRLREECTLAGVRLTPALAAGWDAARLLSLGMARGGASRSGLAGALPFVEGHDGASGPVPVSRSGTLREAPAVSSLGGGGPVFLRRVEAILPAED, encoded by the coding sequence GGGCCACAGCCCTGCTTCTGCTGGCTGCCTCGGGGTGCGCGCGAGAGGCCCCGGACCCGGATCCGCTTCCCGTGCTGGGCGCGGTCCTGCCGCTGTCGGGGCCCTACGCGGACGCCGGAACGGAAGTGCTGGCTGGATTGCGCATGGCGGCGGCTTCTCCTGGCCAGCTTGCTTTTGAGTTGCGCGTTGCTGACGGGCTGGGCACTCCCACCGGGACGCTGGCCGCGCTCCAGTTGCTGGCGGCGGACTCCTCGGTGGTCGGTATCGTCGGGGGGTGGATTGCCGCAAACGGGCGCATACTGAGCGCGGCGCCGCTGGAGAACCCGCCGGTCCGCCTTCTGCTCTCTCCGCTGGCGTTCACGGGACCCTCCTCCGGCGGCGATGGCGTCTTTGCCCTCCATCGGATTGAGTCGCTGGGCGTCGCGGCCGCAGGGTTCGCCCGGGAGGATCTGGGTGCGTCGCTGGCCGGGATCGTCGGGTCGGACGCCAGCGAGGCGTCGCGTCTCTTGCGTGCGGGGTTCGCTCACGAGTTTGAAGGCGAAGGCGGGCGGATTCTGTGGACCCTCTCGCCGGACCCCTCCGGGCGAGTGGCTCCGCCTCCGTCGGGAGGGGAACGCCCGGATGTGGTGTTCGTTGCCGGGCCGTCCGACTGGGCCGGGAGCGTGCCCATTCCCCGGGGAAGGCGTGAGAGTCCCCCTGCGTTTCTCTTCCCGGAGGGGTGGAATCTCGATGCGGCAGCCTCCCTGGGGGAGAAGGGGGCCGCGGCGTATCGCGTGTCCTTCTTCAGCGACACGGGGACTTCTCCGGGGTGCCGCCGGCTTCGGGAGGAATGCACGCTGGCGGGAGTGCGCCTGACCCCGGCGCTGGCCGCCGGGTGGGATGCGGCACGGCTTCTCTCGCTGGGTATGGCGCGGGGAGGGGCAAGCCGGAGTGGCCTTGCCGGAGCGCTTCCTTTTGTGGAAGGGCACGACGGCGCTTCCGGACCGGTCCCGGTGTCGCGAAGCGGAACTCTCCGGGAGGCGCCGGCGGTTTCCTCTCTCGGGGGAGGAGGTCCGGTGTTCCTCCGACGGGTCGAGGCCATTCTTCCCGCAGAGGACTGA
- a CDS encoding SPOR domain-containing protein, which yields MTTWTGFRSPEAASEDLGVPLLGVLASPEAQGTHHPVRPPATDDIPAFRQVARAVAALLHARPGPVCLVGDMPPAARSAVSSGIAWALAESAPVVLVDADIRSACLAFDDQGRAQEGLVDVLRYGVRSPRVVAPTEVPGVHLLPAGSGTVDVEGTYRSESVASLFEDLGSGGDLVLVHGPDAADMISAKRFFSSIPTVLLLHEFGYSEAERTRSVATTVGAERCAGLITIGESGADEEVHATDPADEPIVEQGPTAYPGADSGRVADLVDEFASGQTDGTPSTDARSHARTFLWLAGAALAATLLILLPKWSGRFAEPPAEAPPVAGTPPAEPPVVGPRFGVHVTSFRSPELAAHEVSLLVGAGVPAVHRRVDVPGQGSWFRVFAGPCDTREEANRLLAHIREQDIRGFAQVRILPPGESADGSGGGWENR from the coding sequence ATGACCACTTGGACGGGCTTTCGTTCACCCGAAGCGGCTTCCGAGGATTTGGGAGTGCCCCTTCTGGGAGTGCTCGCGTCACCGGAGGCCCAGGGCACGCACCACCCCGTCCGACCTCCCGCCACAGACGACATCCCTGCGTTTCGCCAGGTGGCTCGTGCGGTGGCGGCGCTTCTGCATGCCCGACCGGGCCCGGTCTGTCTTGTCGGGGATATGCCCCCCGCCGCGCGAAGTGCGGTCTCTTCAGGGATCGCGTGGGCATTGGCCGAATCCGCTCCGGTGGTGCTGGTGGATGCAGATATTCGGTCGGCCTGTCTGGCGTTTGATGATCAGGGGCGCGCGCAGGAAGGGCTGGTGGATGTGCTCCGCTACGGTGTTCGGTCCCCTCGTGTTGTCGCTCCGACGGAAGTCCCGGGCGTTCATTTGCTTCCCGCGGGATCGGGCACGGTGGATGTGGAGGGAACCTACCGATCCGAGTCCGTTGCCTCGCTCTTCGAAGATCTGGGGAGTGGTGGAGATCTCGTACTGGTGCACGGACCGGATGCTGCGGACATGATCTCAGCGAAACGGTTCTTTTCCAGCATTCCGACCGTGCTTCTCCTCCACGAGTTCGGATACTCGGAAGCGGAGCGAACGCGGTCCGTCGCCACGACCGTGGGCGCGGAGCGTTGCGCGGGACTGATCACGATCGGGGAGTCCGGGGCTGATGAGGAAGTGCACGCCACCGACCCGGCGGACGAACCGATCGTCGAGCAGGGGCCGACGGCCTATCCGGGCGCAGACTCCGGGAGAGTGGCGGACCTCGTGGACGAGTTCGCGTCCGGGCAAACGGACGGAACTCCTTCCACCGACGCGCGAAGCCATGCCCGGACCTTCCTTTGGCTGGCGGGAGCCGCCCTTGCGGCAACGCTGTTGATCCTGCTGCCGAAGTGGAGCGGGCGCTTCGCCGAGCCGCCCGCCGAGGCGCCCCCGGTCGCCGGGACGCCGCCTGCCGAGCCGCCGGTGGTGGGGCCTCGCTTTGGCGTTCATGTGACATCATTCCGCTCGCCGGAACTGGCCGCTCACGAGGTTTCGCTCCTTGTGGGCGCAGGAGTGCCTGCCGTCCATCGTCGGGTGGATGTGCCGGGACAGGGAAGCTGGTTTCGCGTATTTGCGGGACCGTGCGATACGCGCGAGGAGGCGAACCGCCTTCTTGCCCACATCCGTGAACAGGACATTCGGGGTTTCGCTCAGGTCCGGATCCTCCCCCCCGGGGAATCCGCGGACGGGTCGGGCGGGGGATGGGAGAATCGATGA
- the smc gene encoding chromosome segregation protein SMC, whose product MNLKKIELFGFKSFMRKLDFHFSDGITVIVGPNGCGKTNVTDALRWVLGETNARMLRGSRMEDLIFNGAGAYKPLNVAEVSLSIDNSSGILPTEYTEVTVTRRVLRNGESEFLLNKIPCRLKDITELLMDTGLGSRAYSIIERDMVEMVLSDQPEKRRELLEEAAGISKYKTRERQARRKLEATDEDLQRITDILAEVERQVRSLKRQVGAARRYQEVRDRLKGLEVSLAACDLSSIHKERASLDEGVAEHRTERDGAQARIAAMEASIEELRLKSADAETRLSGIQSEVDELAEAARDAESNNRVRKERRDAFSGSARRLASEKEDLTRSIQDGTERAEELHSEREQRSTDLEGLEGELKEARESLDRVESDLGERRSALESAREASAGAAKTLSDHVSELSGMVAHGAHLADRDAALSAEADSLRRALEARREDARSEADRSEQSRTEWERLEERAAECRRRMETLEEKRENIREEESAHSLEAQAAQSALEMLRGLHESFEGYGKGAQSLLANGGSERLTALADSLRVPREDLIPAIDSALESAAHCLVAPDSGAAVEAVRSLKAGGGRATLLDLEAFRSSGNGATLPEVADSSVVGPARSFLEVSDEFTPVLDALLASAVIVETLEDAVRLSNVPAYAGLRFIARDGDWASAPGVIHGGSGEHSPGSSVLGRAGRIENLEGLVTSAGEKREDARRRAEELASERDRVRTEIEEADRLREAARQAASEAGTAVERLGASIEAAETRDTAIRAERDELAKREDGLSREREKCERIVEEARAQEKRLGDEQALRESELVASTEDRDGVRDRVHGCEVARTRVAGEREKLELEIARIEESRRSDEAGIKRRDEEIGSIDRSVGELDRKMDEGRAVHAERSRELDGRRHVRDDIARGRTGVLEELRQHEEERNRWMRLRDDATEGVHQSEMALTGLTSRESELVERIRREFETDLTLPDAIAVHGDLVRAPEEEQESARTEMEELRTQIRRMGGVNLVALDQYDREFARQEFLQTQKQDLEEAREALRRTIRKINRKARTLFMETLEEVRVHFQKTYSTLFEGGQADIRLVGEEDPLNAPIELFARPKGKKLGSISLLSSGERALTAVAFLFGIYLVKPSPFCILDEVDAPLDDMNIGRFIEMLREVAGKTQFVMITHNKKTMEVADYIYGVTMEEPGISKLVSVRLGREDADPEAERERLREIDRDGVLVEEGAA is encoded by the coding sequence ATGAATCTCAAGAAGATTGAGCTGTTCGGGTTCAAGTCTTTCATGCGGAAGCTGGACTTCCACTTCAGCGACGGGATCACCGTCATCGTGGGTCCGAACGGGTGTGGCAAGACGAATGTCACGGATGCACTGCGATGGGTTCTCGGCGAGACGAACGCACGCATGTTGCGCGGGAGCCGGATGGAGGATCTCATCTTCAACGGCGCGGGCGCATACAAGCCGTTGAATGTTGCGGAGGTCAGCCTTTCGATCGACAACTCCTCGGGCATTCTCCCCACGGAGTACACGGAAGTCACCGTGACTCGTCGTGTTCTGCGCAACGGCGAGTCCGAGTTTCTCCTGAACAAGATTCCCTGTCGCCTGAAGGACATCACCGAACTCCTCATGGACACGGGGCTGGGCAGCAGGGCGTACTCCATCATCGAGCGGGACATGGTCGAGATGGTCCTGTCGGATCAGCCGGAGAAGCGACGCGAGCTTCTGGAAGAGGCGGCCGGAATCAGCAAGTACAAGACCCGCGAAAGGCAGGCCCGGCGAAAGCTGGAAGCCACCGACGAAGACCTCCAGCGAATCACCGACATCCTTGCCGAAGTGGAGCGTCAGGTGCGCTCCCTGAAGCGGCAGGTGGGCGCGGCTCGCCGGTATCAGGAAGTACGGGATCGGCTGAAGGGGCTGGAAGTGTCGCTGGCCGCGTGTGATCTCTCGTCCATTCACAAGGAGAGGGCTTCGCTGGACGAGGGGGTTGCGGAACATCGTACGGAGCGTGACGGCGCGCAGGCCCGGATTGCGGCCATGGAGGCGTCGATTGAGGAACTGCGCCTGAAGTCCGCGGACGCGGAGACGCGGCTGTCAGGAATCCAGTCGGAGGTGGACGAACTGGCGGAGGCCGCCCGGGACGCGGAGTCGAACAACCGCGTGCGGAAGGAGCGTCGCGATGCCTTCTCCGGATCGGCACGACGCCTCGCCTCCGAGAAGGAGGATCTGACGCGCAGCATTCAGGACGGAACGGAACGGGCGGAGGAACTCCACAGCGAGAGGGAGCAGCGCTCCACGGATCTGGAGGGGTTGGAGGGGGAACTGAAAGAAGCCCGGGAGTCTCTGGATCGGGTGGAGTCAGACCTGGGTGAGAGGCGCTCGGCGCTGGAGTCCGCACGCGAAGCTTCAGCGGGGGCTGCGAAAACGCTTTCGGATCATGTATCAGAACTTTCCGGGATGGTGGCGCACGGGGCGCACCTCGCGGACCGTGATGCGGCGTTGTCGGCGGAGGCGGACTCGCTGCGGCGCGCGTTGGAAGCCCGGCGGGAGGACGCCCGTTCGGAGGCGGACCGATCGGAGCAGTCGCGCACGGAGTGGGAGCGTCTGGAGGAGCGTGCGGCCGAATGCCGTCGGCGGATGGAAACGCTCGAGGAGAAGCGGGAGAACATCCGCGAAGAGGAGAGTGCGCATTCGCTGGAAGCTCAGGCGGCGCAGTCCGCGTTGGAGATGCTTCGGGGTCTGCACGAGAGTTTTGAAGGATACGGCAAGGGTGCGCAGTCGCTGCTGGCGAATGGCGGGAGTGAGCGTCTCACCGCGCTTGCTGACTCACTTCGCGTCCCGCGCGAAGACCTGATCCCCGCGATCGATTCCGCTCTGGAGTCGGCCGCCCATTGCCTGGTCGCCCCGGATTCCGGGGCCGCCGTGGAAGCGGTTCGCTCGTTGAAGGCGGGCGGCGGTCGCGCGACGCTGCTCGACCTGGAGGCGTTCCGGTCGTCAGGCAACGGAGCCACGCTGCCGGAGGTGGCGGATTCGTCCGTAGTAGGCCCGGCGCGATCGTTTCTGGAAGTCAGCGACGAGTTCACGCCGGTGCTGGATGCGCTCCTTGCGAGCGCGGTCATCGTGGAGACGCTGGAGGACGCCGTGCGTCTCTCGAATGTCCCCGCGTATGCGGGATTGCGGTTCATCGCCCGCGACGGAGACTGGGCTTCGGCGCCTGGCGTCATCCATGGCGGAAGTGGCGAACACTCCCCGGGTTCGAGTGTGCTGGGCAGGGCGGGTCGTATCGAGAATCTGGAAGGACTCGTGACGAGCGCGGGGGAGAAGCGGGAAGACGCGCGCCGTCGCGCAGAAGAACTCGCGTCCGAGCGGGATCGCGTTCGGACGGAGATCGAGGAAGCGGACCGTCTTCGGGAAGCAGCACGTCAGGCGGCTTCCGAAGCGGGAACGGCGGTCGAGCGTCTCGGTGCTTCGATTGAGGCGGCGGAAACGCGCGACACCGCGATCCGTGCAGAGCGCGACGAACTCGCGAAGCGGGAGGACGGTCTCTCCCGGGAGCGGGAGAAGTGTGAGCGGATCGTGGAAGAGGCTCGCGCCCAAGAGAAGAGACTGGGCGACGAACAGGCTCTTCGAGAGTCGGAACTGGTCGCGTCCACGGAGGACCGGGACGGCGTGCGCGATCGAGTCCACGGCTGCGAAGTTGCACGAACGAGAGTCGCCGGGGAACGGGAGAAGCTGGAACTGGAGATCGCGCGAATCGAAGAGAGCCGTCGAAGCGACGAAGCGGGGATCAAACGGCGTGACGAGGAGATCGGTTCCATTGATCGCTCCGTGGGAGAGCTGGACCGGAAGATGGACGAGGGGCGTGCCGTCCATGCGGAGCGATCGCGTGAACTGGACGGGCGACGGCATGTGCGCGACGACATCGCCCGGGGGCGCACCGGCGTGTTGGAAGAACTGCGGCAGCATGAAGAAGAACGAAACCGATGGATGCGTCTTCGGGATGACGCCACCGAAGGAGTCCATCAGTCGGAGATGGCACTCACCGGGCTCACCTCGCGGGAGTCCGAACTGGTGGAGCGAATCCGCAGGGAGTTCGAGACGGACCTTACCCTTCCCGATGCCATCGCGGTCCACGGAGATCTGGTGCGGGCACCGGAAGAGGAACAGGAGTCTGCCCGAACGGAGATGGAAGAGCTTCGCACGCAGATTCGTCGGATGGGCGGGGTCAACCTCGTGGCGCTGGACCAGTACGATCGCGAGTTTGCGCGGCAGGAGTTCCTGCAGACGCAGAAGCAGGATCTTGAGGAAGCTCGCGAAGCGCTCCGCCGCACCATTCGCAAGATCAACCGCAAGGCGCGGACGCTGTTCATGGAAACGCTGGAGGAGGTGCGCGTTCACTTCCAGAAGACCTACTCGACGCTGTTCGAAGGCGGACAGGCGGACATTCGCCTCGTCGGGGAAGAGGATCCGCTGAACGCTCCCATCGAGCTCTTTGCACGGCCGAAGGGGAAGAAGCTCGGCAGCATCTCTCTCCTGTCCAGCGGGGAGCGTGCCCTGACGGCGGTGGCCTTCCTGTTCGGAATCTATCTGGTGAAGCCGAGTCCCTTCTGTATCCTGGACGAGGTCGACGCACCGCTGGATGACATGAACATCGGGCGGTTCATCGAGATGCTCCGTGAAGTCGCGGGGAAGACGCAGTTCGTCATGATTACGCACAACAAGAAGACGATGGAAGTGGCGGACTACATCTACGGCGTCACCATGGAAGAGCCGGGAATCTCCAAGCTCGTTTCGGTTCGTCTCGGGCGCGAAGATGCGGATCCCGAGGCGGAACGCGAGCGTCTCCGCGAGATCGATCGCGACGGGGTTCTGGTCGAGGAAGGTGCCGCTTGA
- the selA gene encoding L-seryl-tRNA(Sec) selenium transferase yields MKCHRNALRRIPSVDRVLGAPVLHDLLRDEPRPLVLRFVRAHLEGLRARILSGDMEPTPSPEEVAADIARRVRERPRGLARVLNATGVVLHTNLGRARLAPEAVEAVLEAAGGACDLEFDLETGRRSRRGVHVEERLVEVSGFESALVVNNNAGGLVLALNELSQGREAIVSRGELVEIGGSFRIPDVMARTGARLVEVGTTNRTHLADYEQAIGPDTAVLVKVHRSNFRQEGFVSEPTLAELVEVGRHRGVPVLHDLGSGLLRAIAGAESEPTLAESLAAGVDLVAMSGDKLLGGPQAGILLGRRELVDRLRGNPLARALRVDKMTLAALAATLDLLEDGDRAVERVPTLRSLVATPAELESRASWIAEGLSAIPGMTVRTMPGLGEVGGGAVPARGLPTTMVGLSLQGMSARNLAEELRRMPLPVVARIVDEEVLLDPRSLDPGEDAECVRAIAEWSERRGG; encoded by the coding sequence ATGAAGTGCCACCGCAATGCTCTTCGCCGGATTCCCTCGGTTGATCGGGTGCTTGGTGCTCCCGTTCTCCACGACCTTCTTCGGGATGAACCGCGTCCTCTCGTCCTTCGATTCGTGCGAGCTCATCTGGAGGGTCTTCGCGCACGGATTCTGAGCGGCGACATGGAACCCACTCCATCGCCCGAAGAGGTGGCTGCGGATATCGCGCGGCGTGTCCGGGAGCGTCCTCGCGGTCTTGCCCGTGTGTTGAACGCCACGGGAGTGGTCCTCCACACCAACCTGGGTCGTGCGCGTCTGGCGCCGGAAGCGGTGGAGGCCGTTCTGGAGGCGGCGGGAGGCGCGTGCGATCTGGAGTTCGATCTCGAGACCGGCCGGAGGTCCCGGCGGGGTGTGCATGTGGAAGAACGCCTGGTCGAAGTCTCCGGGTTCGAATCCGCCCTGGTGGTGAACAACAACGCGGGCGGTCTCGTTCTGGCTCTGAACGAACTGTCCCAGGGGCGCGAGGCCATTGTCTCCCGGGGAGAGCTCGTTGAGATTGGCGGGTCGTTCCGGATTCCGGATGTGATGGCACGAACGGGTGCCAGGCTGGTGGAAGTGGGGACCACGAACCGCACCCACCTTGCGGATTACGAACAGGCGATCGGTCCGGACACGGCGGTTCTCGTCAAGGTGCATCGGTCGAACTTCCGGCAGGAGGGATTCGTCTCCGAACCGACGCTCGCGGAACTGGTGGAAGTGGGTCGGCATCGGGGGGTTCCCGTTCTCCACGATCTGGGGAGCGGACTTCTCCGCGCCATTGCCGGGGCCGAATCGGAGCCCACGCTGGCCGAGAGTCTTGCCGCCGGAGTGGACCTGGTGGCCATGTCGGGGGACAAACTGCTTGGGGGTCCACAAGCCGGGATTCTCCTGGGCAGGCGTGAACTTGTGGACCGGCTCCGGGGGAACCCGCTGGCCCGCGCTCTTCGCGTGGACAAGATGACGCTCGCAGCGCTTGCGGCGACGCTGGATCTGCTGGAAGATGGCGACCGGGCGGTGGAGCGCGTGCCCACACTGCGCTCGCTGGTGGCGACCCCGGCGGAACTGGAGTCTCGGGCTTCGTGGATCGCGGAGGGGCTCTCGGCCATTCCGGGCATGACGGTCCGCACGATGCCCGGTCTCGGAGAGGTCGGCGGAGGCGCAGTTCCGGCAAGGGGACTGCCGACCACCATGGTCGGGTTGTCGCTGCAAGGGATGTCGGCGCGGAATCTGGCGGAGGAACTTCGTCGGATGCCGCTTCCTGTGGTTGCGCGGATCGTGGATGAAGAGGTGCTCCTCGATCCACGCAGTCTGGATCCGGGTGAGGATGCGGAGTGTGTTCGGGCCATTGCGGAATGGTCTGAACGCCGGGGAGGATGA
- the ftsY gene encoding signal recognition particle-docking protein FtsY — protein sequence MIGRLGRGFARLRDGLKKSRDALGDGVRGAIGKRTAVDEELWEEIEELLIVSDVGPGTAMDIVSDLRAESRKWSGLAEEELLGALHRAIASRVGAGQDVDAFPRSPLEDSPAVVLLVGVNGTGKTTTAAKLAHRFLSEEKRVVLAAADTFRAAAAEQLQVWGERTGVPVIRGEDGGDAASVAFDALQSAIAKKADVLIVDTAGRLHTKSHLMEELVKIRRVLGRALDGAPQEVLLVLDGTTGQNAVAQARIFSETLGITGVILTKLDGTARGGVVLAVHAELGVPIRFVGVGEGMEDLQVFDPAAFAEALAPSPEKNHRE from the coding sequence TTGATCGGGAGGCTGGGTCGCGGATTTGCGCGGCTCCGTGACGGCCTGAAGAAGTCCCGCGACGCGCTCGGTGACGGCGTACGCGGTGCCATTGGCAAGCGCACTGCCGTGGACGAAGAGTTGTGGGAGGAGATCGAGGAACTCCTGATCGTGAGCGATGTCGGACCGGGTACGGCCATGGACATCGTGTCGGATCTGCGCGCGGAGTCGCGCAAGTGGTCGGGGCTTGCGGAAGAGGAACTGCTGGGGGCGCTGCACCGGGCCATCGCGTCGCGTGTCGGGGCGGGGCAGGATGTGGACGCTTTCCCCCGATCCCCACTGGAGGACTCTCCGGCGGTGGTTCTTCTGGTGGGCGTGAACGGAACCGGGAAGACCACGACTGCCGCCAAGCTCGCCCATCGCTTTCTGTCGGAGGAGAAGCGTGTCGTGCTTGCCGCGGCGGATACCTTCCGCGCCGCCGCCGCCGAACAGCTGCAGGTCTGGGGAGAGCGCACGGGAGTCCCCGTCATCCGGGGGGAAGACGGGGGAGATGCCGCCTCCGTCGCGTTTGACGCGCTGCAGTCTGCGATCGCAAAGAAGGCGGATGTCCTGATCGTCGACACCGCCGGGCGACTGCACACCAAGAGTCACCTCATGGAAGAACTGGTGAAGATCCGTCGCGTTCTGGGCCGAGCCCTGGACGGGGCGCCGCAGGAGGTTCTGCTCGTGCTGGATGGAACCACCGGGCAGAATGCGGTGGCGCAGGCCCGGATCTTTTCCGAAACGCTCGGGATCACGGGAGTCATTCTGACGAAGCTCGACGGCACAGCGCGCGGTGGTGTGGTTCTGGCGGTTCATGCGGAACTGGGAGTTCCGATTCGGTTCGTGGGCGTGGGAGAGGGCATGGAAGATCTCCAGGTGTTCGATCCGGCGGCTTTCGCGGAAGCGCTGGCACCGTCTCCCGAGAAGAACCACCGGGAGTGA